One part of the Eubalaena glacialis isolate mEubGla1 chromosome 19, mEubGla1.1.hap2.+ XY, whole genome shotgun sequence genome encodes these proteins:
- the TMEM238L gene encoding transmembrane protein 238-like, which produces MLLGRPWGRCHPGRCALFLGLALVLDVVGLVLLLLGIFASLDFWDFLVYTGSLILVFSLLFWIIWYSLNIEVTLEKLDL; this is translated from the coding sequence GCTCCTGGGGAGGCCTTGGGGAAGATGCCACCCTGGGCGCTGTGCTCTCTTCCTCGGCCTGGCCCTCGTGCTCGACGTTGTGGGCCTGGTCCTTTTGCTACTGGGCATCTTCGCCTCCCTCGACTTCTGGGACTTCTTGGTCTATACGGGGTCCCTGATCCTGGTTTTCAGCCTGCTCTTCTGGATCATCTGGTACTCCCTCAACATCGAGGTGACTCTTGAGAAACTGGACTTGTAG